The Streptococcus downei MFe28 DNA window AAAGGAGCTCTGAGTGTTGACCCAGAGCTCCTTTTGGGAGAAGTGAAACAAGAAAGTAAAGTATTATCTTTCGCTTTCTTGATTATAGGAATGGTAACAACAAAAAAGGAAAACACGACAAAAGCGTAATTAGTTTTTTAAGCATATTAATTTATCCTCCTTATCTTTATTTTATATTTTACTAGTAAAAAGGAGTAAAATGAGAAATTCGCAAATATGAAAATAATAATTTAAAAAAAGTCAGATTTGCGAATTTCTAAAAAGTAATAAACATGGTGACATACTATTCATGTAAAATATTTGATCAAAATTTTACACTTTAAACATTATAGGTATTTTATCGTGGAAAATTTAAACCATAATGCAGTGATATCTTTGAATGAAGTTTCTGATTCTGAATTAGATACTATTTTTGGGGGTAGTCGTTGGTGGCAAGGCGTTGTACCAACGGTTTCACATGAATGTAATATGAATTCATTCCAACATGTTTTCACATGTTGTTAATGAATTAAAAATTCAACTGCACCCCAAAAGTTAGATAAAGCATCTAACAATTGGGGTGCTTTCTTATAAAATTAAATTACAATGATAAGTTGAAATCCTATTAACCCAAAAGAGAAGTAATGGGTCTCGTACAGAAACTGATTGTGGGGTTCTTCGCCCACTAGGGTGATTTCCAATAAAAAAGGAGAAATTTATGAATACCTCGTTATTTCCTGAATTCTTATCTTACATAAAAGAAAATGATTTGATTATAAAAAAGTCAATGTCCTTTTATAGTGAAGATTTTATTGATTTAAGTATTTTTAAATTGTTCGCTAAGGCTCTTGTTTACTTAATAAATGAAAAACGAGAAAACCAATCTTTAATCGGACTAACCCTGGAGGAAAGATATAAGTATTTCACTAAGCACTATGTGCTTACTGGAATAATATTAGATGAAATTCGTACTAAATTTCCTAATATTCATAATTCATTTGATTACTACATACTTAAAACAAAAAATGTCTCATTTAGTTACTATGGAAATAAGCAAGTAATTAAAGACTTTAATTTAACTATCCGACCAGGTGAAAAAATTGTCATTTTAGGTGAATCAGGGTCTGGCAAGACCACCTTACTTAATGTTCTCTTAGGCTTGTACAACTACCAAGGGGATATATATTACGGGATTAAAGATTTTAGGAAGAAACTTGGTGTTGTTACTCAAAATATGAATTTAACTAGCGGTCCACTTATTAAAAATTTAATTGGTAACTCAAAAATTGCTCCTAAGGTTTTAAACGAGGTGACTGATGCTATAAACGCAGTTAATATGACGGAAACTATTGATCAATTACCAAAAAAGATTTTTTCAAATCTTTTCCAGAATGGGAAGAATCTCTCTGGTGGACAAATTCAAAGATTATTAGTTGCTAAATCCCTTCTAAATGATAGTAAATTGCTAGTTTGGGATGAACCATTCAGTAATTTGGATAATCTTAACCGAGAAAAAATTTACAATAATATCCTGAATTCGTCACTATATAATGATAAAACCTTAATTTTATCTAGCCATCATACTGATTGTGTTAAATATATGGATCGGATTATATTCATTCATTCAAATGGTCAAATAGATATTGGAAGTGATGAAGAATTAAGGAATAACAATCTTGAGTATAAACAATTTATTGGTATTAACAAAGGAGAAAATAATGACAAAACCAATATTATCAATTAAAAATTTATCCAAATCATTTGGAGACCAAAAGGTGTTGGAACATCTTAATATGGAAATTACCCCGGGTGAGATTTATGGTTTCTTAGGGGTTAATGGAGCAGGTAAGTCAACTGCCATGAAGATTATTTTAGGGCTACTTCCTAAAGATAAGGGCGAAATTGTTGCCCTAGGTCACTCTTTACCTCAGAATCGAAGCCAGGTCTTACATGAGATTGGGGCCTTAATTGAAGAACCTTCCTTTTATCCCAACCTAACTGGCTACGAAAACTTGCAAATGATTCAAGAATTAGCTAGCTTACCAAAAGAAAACATAAAAGTTGCTATGGAAGCTACTGGCATTTACTATGCTAAAGATAAATTAGTACGAAACTATTCTTTAGGGATGAAACAACGGCTTGGTATTTCCATGGCATTGATTAAGTTTCCTAAAATTCTTATCTTAGATGAACCGACAAACGGGCTAGACCCTGATGGAATCCATCAAATGCGACAATTGATTCGTTCATTGCCGCAAAAATTTAATATGACGGTTTTAATTTCAAGCCATATTCTTTCAGAAATTGAAAATCTGGCTGATACAGTTGGCATTATTAAAGATGGAAACCTTATTTATGAAGGTGGTATTAATCAATTACTTAACCAAGAAAAGAAGTACAGGCTAAGGGGAAACAACTTAGAAAAGGCAGCTCGTATCATTCAAGATTTTGATGATAAGATTACTCTTACAAAAGAGGATGATGACACCCTCTTAATATCGTTGCCTGATCATGTGTTTATTCCGGACATAGTCGCTCAATTAGTTTATAACGAACTTCAATTGTATGAATTTTATGGGGTGAAAAAGACTTTGGAATCAGTCTTTCTAGACATAACTAAGGAGTGATTAATCATGAAACAGCTACGTAGCGAAATCCAAAAATATAAGCGTAACAAACTTTGGTTACCAATTTTAGGCCTATTTTTATTTTCGATTTATTGGTGTTCGGTTAGTAATAACCTCCAGATTAATAAAAATTCATCTAATATTTTTCAGACCTTAATCTTTAACCTCTACACTATTAATAATTTAATTATTCCCTTTAGTGCAGCTCTACTGGCTTCTCGCATGGTATTAGTAGATAGAAAAAACCGTATGTATAGCGTATTATTTACCAACGGTGGAAATGAGATTGGCTTATTTCTAAGTAAATATATCCTAGGACTTCTAATACTTTTAATTGGTTTTGTATGTCAGCTTGTCTTCACAGTTATCTCAAGTAAGCAATATCATACAACCATTAATAACAATGAGTTAATCCTATTTATTATTGCCATGCTGTTAGGAAGCGGGACAATATTACTTATTCAACTTCTGCTTTCTTTTGTGATTAAGTCATCAATTGTTCCTATAGTTATCGGTCTTGCTGGTAGCTTTTTGAGTATGCTTACTTCAGGAGTATTGCAAAAGCAGGTTACTATTTTTATTCCTTGGGAGTATCTTTCAACTTTGAGCCCTTACACTATTAATAATAGTGGGATTCACTCCTTAACTAATTATCCATTCTATTTTAGTCTAGTGCTTATTATCCATCTACTTCTATTAATTGCCTCAATCTGGTTAGTATTAAAAGAAAGGATTATCCATGAATAATCAGTTAATCAAATGGGAGCTTAAGAAACAACAGCATACCTTTCTCCCAATTATTTTACTTTGTTTTATTATTGTCGCTGTTTTTCTTGGCTCTTTTCTATATTTTATGAACCAACAAGTCTTTAGTAAAGACCAAACACAATGGCTAGCTTTATGGGGTGAAATTGGTCTATTTTATGCCCAGTTATTTTTCCCATTACTAATTGCCATTATTGTCAATGCTATCTGGTATCGGGAGTTAGATAGAAATAGTTGGTACCTGCCATCGTTGCTACCGATAAGAGGAGGTAATCTCCTAATGGCAAAGGTTATTATTGCTTCTTTTTATTCTCTACTTAGCCAAACTTTGTTGATTATTTTATACTACCTAATTGCTAGCTTGGCTCATTTCCCATTAGCACATGTCAATCCAGCTACTTTAATTTTTTGGGGGCTACTGGGGTGGAGCGGTAGCCTTTCAATTATTGCTCTACAATTCTTTGTTTCTATTAGGTTTAGTCAATTTACATCACTGATTTTTGCATTAATTCTAGGATTAGGTAATTTTGTAACCTTATTAATGGGACCCACGATTTTTAATCTCTATCCCTACTCTCAGATTGCTGTTGGAATGAGAGTTCGTTCATATGAAAATATGTCCTTTTCTGAACTTGCTCTTTTTCTAATTATTAATATAGTTTGGATGACAATCGGGATATCCCTTTCTAGAATTACGATGCTTAAAAAGTATCATTTCTAGTAGATAAAAAAATTCCTACTCATTGAGCAGGAATTTTTTTATAGTGGAGCTGTGGGCCTAGCTAGCACCTACCCAGATCAGCCAATTAGCCTCGTGACATTAAATATCAATCTCTAGAAGAATTGGCCCATGGTCTTGGCGGCTGCCGGAGTCAATCATGTCGGATTTGCTGATTTTATCGGCAATGCGGTTGCTGGTCAGCCAGTAGTCAATCCGCCAGCCGGTGTTGTTAATCTTGCTGGTCTTGCTGCGTTGAGCCCACCAGGAGTAAACATTAGGAATGTCGCCGTGCATGTAGCGGAAGGTATCGGTGAAGCCCTTATCCAAGAGGTTGGTGAAGCCTTGACGCTCTTCATCGGTAAAGCCGGGAGAGCGACGGTTGCTAGTTGGATTGGCCAGGTCGATTTCCTTGTGAGCAACATTGTAGTCCCCGCTAGCTAGGACAGGTTTTTGCTGGTCCAAGCCAACAAGGTAGTCGGCATATTTTTGATCCCAGATTTGACGCTCCTCAAGGCGACGGAGGCCATCGCCAGCGTTAGGGGTATAGACCTGGGTGACAAAGAACTTGTCAAATTCTAGGGTGATGATGCGTCCCTCATCATCCATGGTTGAGGGAGCGTCGATTTCTGGATAGGTGATGGTTGGCTCTGGTAGGCTGTTCTTATAGAGAAACATGGTGCCAGCATAGCCCTTGCGAGCAGGCTCAACTGAGGAACGCCAAGCAATCTGGTAGTCGGGGAAATAATCTTCCAGTAGGGCTAGGTGCTTCTTTGTCGGTCCCTTGGCAGAGAGTTTGGTTTCCTGGATGGCGATAATATCGGCATCTTGCTCGACCAGACTGTCAATAACCTGACGTGAGAGCTGGGCCCTGGCTGAATCACTAGTCAGGGCAGCATTGAGTGAATCTATATTCCAAGAAATGAGTTTCATAAGTCTATCCTTTTTCTATCAAGTTTCCTCCATTATAACAAATTGGCTACTAGTCCGTGGAAGATTTAGCTGGCCATCGTGACGGCTGGCAAAATTCTTTTCGGAGAAAATCACTTGGAAAAAATCCGCTAAATTTCCAGAAAATTTCCAAAATAGTCTTGACAGTCGGTTTTTCAGGGCTTATAATGGATGTCACATTTGACAGAAAAGTCAGAAAATTATAGATAAAAGAGGTAGCTTTATGACAGAAGAAGCAACATCCACTTGGCGAACAAAACTCAGGGCTATGGGACCCGGAATCCTCATGGCTTCCGCAGCCGTCGGTGGTTCCCACATCGTCTCATCGACCCAGGCTGGTGCCATCTATGGTTGGCAATTGGCCATTATCATCCTTTTGATTAACGTTTTTAAGTACCCATTCTTTCGTTTTGGGTCTGAATATACTATGCAGACGGGGAAGACCTTGATTGAAGGTTATGCCGAGCGTGGCAAGGTCACCCTCTGGGTTTTCTTCATCCTCAATGTTTTTTCAGCTATTGTAAACACGGCTGCTGTAGGGATTCTTTGTGCAGCCATTCTCTACAATATCTTTCCCGATGGCTTTGGTCTCAGTATTTCCCAGTTGACGACTATTCTAATCGTTTTAATCTGGGCCATGCTTTTGATTGGTGGCTATAAGTTCCTTGATGGTCTGGCCAAGTGGGTCATGACCGCCTTGACTTTGGCGACTGTAGCAGCAGTAGTGATTGCCCTTTTTAAGCATCGGGAATATGCTCCCAACTTTGTTGCTCCAACTCCTTGGCGTCTAGCGGCCCTACCCTTTATCGTTTCTCTTATGGGTTGGATGCCAGCACCGATTGAAATTTCAGCCATCAACTCCATGTGGTCAGCTGAAAAACGTAAGATCGTTAAGATGTCTTATCTGGATGGTCTCTTTGATTTCAATGTTGGTTATATTGGAACAGCAGTTCTGGCCCTGATTTTCCTCGCCCTAGGTGCTCTTATTCAATTTGGTTCAGGTAAGGCTATTCAAGGGGCTTCAGCACCCTACATCGCTCAGTTCATTAAGATGTATACTTCCGTCTTGGGAGACTGGGCTCGCTTCCTGATTGCCCTGATTGCCTTCTTGTGTATCTTTGGAACCGTCATTACCGTTATTGATGGTTATTCTCGGGCCAATAATGAAACCCTGCGTCTGATTTTAGATAAGGATGAAACATCGCAAAAAGCCCTCAATATTTGGATGACCGTTACGGCTGGTATTGGCTTGATTGTTGTTTATTTCTTCGCTGGTAATGTCGCTAATATGGTTCGTTTCTCCATGATTGCTTCCTTCATTACCACACCATTCTTTGCCTATCTCAACTACAAACTGGTTGATAATGATGGTCATAAGATTGCCCCTTGGCTCAAATGGCTTTCTATCGCTGGTCTCATTTACCTCTTTGGTTTTGCCATCTTCTTTATTGTGGCTTGGCTGACGGGTAATATTGGTTAAGGCTTAAGTTTTTAAGACAATAAAAAAATCGGATATCCATGTGGATGTCCGATTTTTTATCGTAAGGCGATGAGGATTAGGGTGACAATATAGAAGATGGCTGTCAGTAGGTAGCCCATTCGCCAGAAGAGCTTGAAGAAACGTTTGTAGGAGAAGATCCTAATCTTCCCGGCCTTGCGCAAGATGAAGAGGCAGGTGGCGATAGCTAGCAGGCACATCATCAGGAGGTACTGCGGGAAAAAATTATGGGTGAAGTAGCGCCCCGAGATATAAATGATGGCTACCGCTAAGAAGGGTAGGGAGAGGTCAGGAAATTTGATGCTAAAGCGTTTGAGATCAAAATAGCGGACCAGGGATTGGGCCAAAAAGGGGATGATAAAGAAGTAGAGAACTGCGAAAATGTATATCATAAGACTATTTTATCCTGATTAGAGAATAAAGTAAACTTATTCTGAGGAAAAAGTGAAAAATCCTTGCAAAATCAGCCTATTCCTGTATAATATTAAGGGTGTGTCTGGTACCCCAGGCATGCCTGTGGGAGGTAACTACTCTTTATAAAATAAGCAGATACTTCGTTAATGCGTTTTGCTGGACTCGAGTCCTATCTGTAGCGCCTTGACTGGTCTCTCCCTTGTTTTCTCTTGAGTAAAATCTATTCTTACCGCCAAAACCACAAAGGAGGAAATTACAAATGGCTAAAAAAGTCGAAAATGTCGTAAAACTTCAAATTCCTGCTGGTAAAGCGACTCCAGCTCCACCGGTTGGACCTGCTCTTGGTCAAGCCGGAATCAACATCATGGGATTCACCAAAGAGTTTAACGCTCGTACTGCTGACCAAGCAGGTATGCTGATCCCAGTTGTTATCTCTGTGTATGAAGATAAATCATTTGATTTCATCACAAAAACTCCACCAGCTGCTGTTCTTTTGAAAAAGGCTGCCGGTGTCGACAAGGGTTCAGGTGAACCAAACAAAACTAAGGTTGCTAGCGTTACTCGTGCACAAGTACAAGAAATCGCTGAAACTAAGATGCCTGACCTGAACGCTGCAAACATCGAATCTGCTATGCGCATGATCGAAGGTACTGCTCGTTCAATGGGATTCACTGTTACTGACTAATAGGAATTCTAAGACACCCGCATTCATCGCTTGCCGGTGAAGGTGTGGAAGATGAAAGTCGATAGGACCACATTACACAAGGAGAAAGAATAACATGGCTAAAAAAAGCAAACAAATGCGTGCTGCTCTTGAGAAGGTAGATACTTCTAAAGCATACAGCGTTGAAGAAGCTGTTGCACTCGCAAAAGAAACAAACTTCGCAAAATTTGATGCAACTGTAGAAGTTGCCTACAACCTTAACATTGATGTTAAGAAGGCTGACCAACAAATCCGTGGGGCAATGGTCTTGCCAAACGGTACTGGTAAAATTCAACGAGTTCTTGTTTTCGCTCGTGGTGCTAAAGCTGAAGAAGCTAAGGCTGCTGGTGCAGACTTCGTTGGGGAAGATGACCTCGTTACTAAAATCAACGATGGTTGGTTGGACTTCGATGTTGTTATCGCAACACCTGATATGATGGCAATCGTTGGTCGTCTTGGACGTGTCCTCGGCCCACGTAACCTTATGCCAAACCCTAAGACTGGTACAGTAACTATGGATGTTGCCAAGGCTGTTGAAGAAT harbors:
- the rplK gene encoding 50S ribosomal protein L11, whose amino-acid sequence is MAKKVENVVKLQIPAGKATPAPPVGPALGQAGINIMGFTKEFNARTADQAGMLIPVVISVYEDKSFDFITKTPPAAVLLKKAAGVDKGSGEPNKTKVASVTRAQVQEIAETKMPDLNAANIESAMRMIEGTARSMGFTVTD
- a CDS encoding lacticin 481 family lantibiotic; protein product: MENLNHNAVISLNEVSDSELDTIFGGSRWWQGVVPTVSHECNMNSFQHVFTCC
- a CDS encoding ABC transporter ATP-binding protein — translated: MTKPILSIKNLSKSFGDQKVLEHLNMEITPGEIYGFLGVNGAGKSTAMKIILGLLPKDKGEIVALGHSLPQNRSQVLHEIGALIEEPSFYPNLTGYENLQMIQELASLPKENIKVAMEATGIYYAKDKLVRNYSLGMKQRLGISMALIKFPKILILDEPTNGLDPDGIHQMRQLIRSLPQKFNMTVLISSHILSEIENLADTVGIIKDGNLIYEGGINQLLNQEKKYRLRGNNLEKAARIIQDFDDKITLTKEDDDTLLISLPDHVFIPDIVAQLVYNELQLYEFYGVKKTLESVFLDITKE
- a CDS encoding NRAMP family divalent metal transporter; the protein is MTEEATSTWRTKLRAMGPGILMASAAVGGSHIVSSTQAGAIYGWQLAIIILLINVFKYPFFRFGSEYTMQTGKTLIEGYAERGKVTLWVFFILNVFSAIVNTAAVGILCAAILYNIFPDGFGLSISQLTTILIVLIWAMLLIGGYKFLDGLAKWVMTALTLATVAAVVIALFKHREYAPNFVAPTPWRLAALPFIVSLMGWMPAPIEISAINSMWSAEKRKIVKMSYLDGLFDFNVGYIGTAVLALIFLALGALIQFGSGKAIQGASAPYIAQFIKMYTSVLGDWARFLIALIAFLCIFGTVITVIDGYSRANNETLRLILDKDETSQKALNIWMTVTAGIGLIVVYFFAGNVANMVRFSMIASFITTPFFAYLNYKLVDNDGHKIAPWLKWLSIAGLIYLFGFAIFFIVAWLTGNIG
- a CDS encoding ATP-binding cassette domain-containing protein; the encoded protein is MNTSLFPEFLSYIKENDLIIKKSMSFYSEDFIDLSIFKLFAKALVYLINEKRENQSLIGLTLEERYKYFTKHYVLTGIILDEIRTKFPNIHNSFDYYILKTKNVSFSYYGNKQVIKDFNLTIRPGEKIVILGESGSGKTTLLNVLLGLYNYQGDIYYGIKDFRKKLGVVTQNMNLTSGPLIKNLIGNSKIAPKVLNEVTDAINAVNMTETIDQLPKKIFSNLFQNGKNLSGGQIQRLLVAKSLLNDSKLLVWDEPFSNLDNLNREKIYNNILNSSLYNDKTLILSSHHTDCVKYMDRIIFIHSNGQIDIGSDEELRNNNLEYKQFIGINKGENNDKTNIIN
- the rplA gene encoding 50S ribosomal protein L1, whose protein sequence is MAKKSKQMRAALEKVDTSKAYSVEEAVALAKETNFAKFDATVEVAYNLNIDVKKADQQIRGAMVLPNGTGKIQRVLVFARGAKAEEAKAAGADFVGEDDLVTKINDGWLDFDVVIATPDMMAIVGRLGRVLGPRNLMPNPKTGTVTMDVAKAVEESKGGKITYRADKAGNVQTIIGKVSFEADKLVENFKAFNDVIAKAKPATVKGAYITNLSISTTQGVGIKVDSNSL
- a CDS encoding DUF3397 domain-containing protein; the protein is MIYIFAVLYFFIIPFLAQSLVRYFDLKRFSIKFPDLSLPFLAVAIIYISGRYFTHNFFPQYLLMMCLLAIATCLFILRKAGKIRIFSYKRFFKLFWRMGYLLTAIFYIVTLILIALR
- a CDS encoding exodeoxyribonuclease III, translating into MKLISWNIDSLNAALTSDSARAQLSRQVIDSLVEQDADIIAIQETKLSAKGPTKKHLALLEDYFPDYQIAWRSSVEPARKGYAGTMFLYKNSLPEPTITYPEIDAPSTMDDEGRIITLEFDKFFVTQVYTPNAGDGLRRLEERQIWDQKYADYLVGLDQQKPVLASGDYNVAHKEIDLANPTSNRRSPGFTDEERQGFTNLLDKGFTDTFRYMHGDIPNVYSWWAQRSKTSKINNTGWRIDYWLTSNRIADKISKSDMIDSGSRQDHGPILLEIDI
- a CDS encoding ABC transporter permease; translation: MKQLRSEIQKYKRNKLWLPILGLFLFSIYWCSVSNNLQINKNSSNIFQTLIFNLYTINNLIIPFSAALLASRMVLVDRKNRMYSVLFTNGGNEIGLFLSKYILGLLILLIGFVCQLVFTVISSKQYHTTINNNELILFIIAMLLGSGTILLIQLLLSFVIKSSIVPIVIGLAGSFLSMLTSGVLQKQVTIFIPWEYLSTLSPYTINNSGIHSLTNYPFYFSLVLIIHLLLLIASIWLVLKERIIHE
- a CDS encoding ABC transporter permease, whose amino-acid sequence is MNNQLIKWELKKQQHTFLPIILLCFIIVAVFLGSFLYFMNQQVFSKDQTQWLALWGEIGLFYAQLFFPLLIAIIVNAIWYRELDRNSWYLPSLLPIRGGNLLMAKVIIASFYSLLSQTLLIILYYLIASLAHFPLAHVNPATLIFWGLLGWSGSLSIIALQFFVSIRFSQFTSLIFALILGLGNFVTLLMGPTIFNLYPYSQIAVGMRVRSYENMSFSELALFLIINIVWMTIGISLSRITMLKKYHF